From Ailuropoda melanoleuca isolate Jingjing chromosome 8, ASM200744v2, whole genome shotgun sequence, a single genomic window includes:
- the G0S2 gene encoding G0/G1 switch protein 2, whose protein sequence is MDTVQELIPLAKELMAQRPSRKLVKLYVLGSVLAFLGMVIGLVETVCSPFTAASRLRDKEAAVAELQAALERKALSTQTLAEKSKQQEAIPCSRALANRQHAS, encoded by the coding sequence ATGGACACGGTGCAGGAGCTGATCCCGCTGGCCAAGGAGCTGATGGCCCAGAGGCCCAGTCGGAAGCTGGTGAAGCTGTACGTGCTGGGCAGCGTGCTGGCCTTCCTCGGCATGGTCATCGGCCTGGTGGAGACTGTGTGCAGCCCCTTCACGGCCGCCAGCCGCCTGCGGGACAAGGAGGCCGCGGTGGCCGAGCTGCAGGCCGCCCTAGAGCGGAAGGCCCTCTCGACCCAGACCCTGGCAGAGAAAAGCAAGCAGCAGGAGGCCATCCCCTGCAGCCGGGCCCTCGCCAACCGGCAGCACGCCTCCTAG